From Malus sylvestris chromosome 1, drMalSylv7.2, whole genome shotgun sequence:
GAAAGCACAAGCATCATTTTCTGATTCAGGAAGGAATAAGTTTTGTATTACTTCGAGTAGAGTGAACGATGTCAAAGAGGTTTGTGCGAATGGTTGAAGTAGCTTATTTTAGAACCCACTATGTAAATAGTTGTTCGTGTCTTAGTTGTAGTTGTGGAAGTCAGATCTTTCTATTTCTGTGTAGTGAAATGGTCTCTAAAATAGGCTTAGGATCGCGGGTAGTAGCTTTTGAAACAAATTCATAGGCACCAGTGCCAGGTAAGTACTTTGCTAACCACATGTAAGGACTTCTTCATAAAATGGCACAAGTGCTCATAGAATGATTTTGCTTCTCTGAGATATCCTTTGATTCACCTACTTTCATCAGATCTAGCAAAGCCAGCTACAAGATAGGAGTAGTTAGAAGGTTCGAATTGATCATAAGATTGGGGAGTAACTTTAGTGCTTATGCCAAGGAGTCGCCTCTCTTCCAAACCTTGATACGAAATAGCCCCCTCTTCTCTAACAAGTCTTTTTAACTCTTGAGACATTGTCTTCTTCTCTATGGATAGAAAATCTTACTTTTGTTAATAAAAAGGTATCCAAAAACACAATTTTGATTACATACTACCAAGCATTTTATAACTTAATTAAACTTCATCACCTTATAACACTTATatccagtgttctaaaaatcggcctaggtgATGGGCAGTGGCCAACCGCCGGGATTACTGCAAAATCGGGAGCAAAATCGGGACAGAGATTAGGCAGGCGCTGAGGCGGCCTGAGCGGCCTAGGCGGGCGACTAGGtggcctaggcggtctaggaatttcaattttttctgtGTTTGAACTTGAGAAATGATGAATGCAGATTAGATGTGCTCTAGTTTTTCTGGACTTCATGAGCTTATGGTTGGTGTTCTTgcgaagaggaagaagatgagagaaaattagtttaattagtttctctctcttccttccacACCCACGTGATCACtttcaaactattttatttaattttttttttgtttctatcCATTCAAGTTTGGACAGCTAATATCTTgacttttctgaaagaaaaaaggTTGTCAGTCCATCCATAGCATTAAATGCTATTAATTGTTTTGTCATtaaaaaaacatagattgttAGGCTGTCAGTTCATAGCATCAAGTGCTATTGATTTTTTGGACTTGTTAGATACgcattttattattcttttactATTTTATTCAGGGATTTCAtgtaagtataattttttgtaagtgtcagtatacacttatttacaagatatacaagaaatttacctaaatccgtctAGGCGCTCGCCTAACCCGCCGCTCGACTAGCACCtagtgttttttagaaccttactTATATCAACTCTTAATTTCAAAAGTtgttaaaacataaattttggtGGGCTTGCCTTTTTGCCTTGGCCTAAATTCTAGATTAAATTTGCTCAAATTTTCGGTTTTTAACTCAAACttattttaggttttaacccaataATGAGATGGTCTTAGTGTAGGACGATGTCATTGTCGTATCTCAATTAAGTGTCATGTTCTTCGTGCAACCATGTTCGTTGCTCATAGGCTtaaaccaccaccatcaccaccaccacgacATCAACCATCTAGTGTAGACGATGTCATTCCATCACTACATGTCAAGGTCGTCGGACATGAGGGTAGAGTTTTGTCCTTTCTAGTAATGGAATTGATTCATTTTGGTttggctttttagctaaaatggtcaTGAGGTTGTTCACTATCAAttattttggtattttcttgaaaatattattttaaataaggATCCAAATGATAAAATAccatcaatttaataaacaattggccaaatgatttgacaaaaataaagagtatttttgttattttagtcttatttaatgaagattttccattgaatgaccaaaatgattgatagtgAACAAACTCAGggactacttctattgatttcaaatctcagagaccaaaataaagagttatgcaaatctcaaagactattttgactaaaaaaacgTTTTGGTTTCTCGTTTATGAGAATAAGTGATGCGGAGGACACAAAAGGAGGtaaagagagaggaaggaaaAAGAGTTGACGTACAGCATCGTTTGTACCATGTAGCAAGCGGCCTCTTTGTTCCTTATTTTCCAAAACACCTTTTCTCAATCGTTGGATGTATTTAACGGTCAAGATGGTGAATGCATTCAATGCTTATATGTAACCTAGTCGGATCCATAATTTGGAGGTTTAGGTCTCCGTACTCTTATTCCAGTTGGGGTTGATtggggtcagctttagcaaagGCCCATTAATATAACTGGCAAATGTTAAAGCCCAATTTCAGGAATGGGCTTTTTGTTGTTTCCAAGTGGGCTACAAACGCAGACCTTTATATAAGAGCCCAACAGGGTATTAGCCCACTTTGGTAAACAAAtagccatttcattcattaataaatagTTGAGGAGGTGTTGAGGTGTGGCTACTCCTTTTACTTTTGATCGGTTGAAATTTTGGATAAAGTTTCAATTAAACAAACATATACAAATTATAACTCCCATTCAAACAAACGAGGTTGGTGAAATTCAATTATCACTCTTGTTATATTTGCGCACATTCGATCTCAACTATTAAATTTAATGGACTTACAAATTtggtatttaaaaaaataaaaaaatgaatttgaccGTTGGTTGACGGTTCAACCACGTGGGTTGTCCGATAAAAAAAATAGTCGTTGGCCTTTCCTCGGTCGACAACGTTAGCAACTGGGTCCCAACGTTGGGTCTTAGACACTGATTTTGGCTCATTTTATGGGCTAAATATGGCCTGAAAATAAGATCCAAAACATTTTTTTAGCCCAATAATTGTAGAAACTTTAGGCGagtttaaaacttaaattttgagttttaacccaaCCATTGCAGTTGGTATAAGtcctaaaaaaaaacttgtggTATAACTTTGGCCTGGAAGGGGTGGCCTCCCTCTATTcatttacttttctttattttggcaaaggaaacaaaagaaattttAAACTGATATCATCCTCCCAAAATcgtatatattaggaaaacaaTTTCACTAAATCTTTTCCCTTCCCCTTTTCAAGACATACTTTCCTGTGATAtaatttagggagttttaacgaaaaatcatatttttacactaaaaaatcaaatatggtactattcactttaccttttattttgtccttatcattaaaactcaaagttttcaaacccttttcattagttttcttataatttatgaattaacTGCCTTGGCCCTGAGGGCAGCCAAACGCCGCCGTTTAGAGGGGAATAATCAGGGTGCGGAAAAGCATCTCCACATTTTCTAGCATTGCTGCTTTCCACAGTTTCACTCGCAGACCAAAAATCCCTCcagaaaataaacttgaaattttggtaaaagtcagaatttataaattttcatgcactaatttctttatttggattcataaacatagaaatttagaattttcatgTGGAAAAAATACTTGGAATTTGAGATCTTCAATtcccaagttcaaattccatgtaaatatgtgttatttcccaatttatatgattgagagtttaaaaataacaaattccgtattcaattcTATTGTTCTtctaggttaaccaaacaagaaaatttataaattctaaaaaataaaattttatcatttcaatttctatcattttaaaatttcttaataatcttaaatttcctCGTGCAAACGTGCACTTAAAAATCCCCCAACTCTTCAATTTTCCCTCTCCTCGTtcgctgtctctctctctctctctctctctctctctctctcgctcacaTTCAAAATCTCCACACATTGCATAAACCCTAGTCCCACCCCACCAAAATCTAGATACTGCGAGAGCTCCATCCCAACAATGGAATGGAATCCCGAAACCCTACAGCACCTCTCTCAGTGCTTCCTCCACACCCTCTCTCCGGCCCCGGAGCCTCGCCGCCGCGCCGAGGCTTCACTATCCGAGGCATCCCTCCTCCCCAATTACGGCCTCGCCGTCCTCCGCCTCGTCGCTGAGCCCACCGTTGATGACCAGATCCGGCAGGCCGCTTCCGTCAACTTCAAAAACCACCTCAAGGCGCGATGGGCTCCCAACTCCTCTTCCGACGAGATCCCCATCCCCGACGCCGAGAAGGACCAGATCAAGGGCCTCATCGTCTCCCTCATGCTCTCCGCGACACCCAAGATTCAGGGCCAGCTCAGCGAAGCCCTAGTCCTCATTGGCAAGCACGATTTCCCCAAGTTGTGGCCCGCTTTGCTCCCCGAGCTCATCTCCAGCCTTGGGGCGGCTTCGCTTGCTGGCGACTACGCCTCCATTAACGGTATTCTCGGCACTGCCAACTCCATTTTTAAGAAATTTCGTTATCAGTACAAGACCAATGATCTTTTGCTTGATTTGAAATACTGTTTGGATAATTTCGCCGCACCCCTTTTGGAAATTTTCATGAAAACTGCAAACTTGATCGAGTCTGCTGCTAATTCCGGAGGGTCTGCCGTGGTGCTTAAGCCCCTTTTTGACTCACAGAGATTGTGCTGTAGGATTTTCTACTCATTGAATTTTCAAGAGTTGCCTGAGTATTTTGAGGACCATATGAATGAGTGGATGACTGAGATGAAAAAATATTTAACCACTAGTTATCCAGCGCTGGAGAGTAGCGCTGATGGGCTTGCGCTGGTCGATGGGTTGCGTGCAGCTGTTTGCGAGAATATTAACCTTTACATggaaaagaatgaggaagaatttcAGGTGTACTTGAATGATTTTGCGCTCGCTGTCTGGCAATTATTGGTGAATGTGTCTCAAGTGTCGAGCCGTGATCAGTTGGCTGTTACAGCTATTAAGTTCTTGACCACAGTTAGCACAAGTGTGCATCATAATCTTTTTGCTGCTGAGGGTGTGATACCACAGATTTGTCAGGGCATTGTGATCCCTAATGTGAGACTGagggaggaggatgaggaactATTTGAAATGAACTATATTGAGTTCATCAGGAGGGATATGGAGGGTAGTGATCTCGATACTAGGAGGAGGATTGCATGTGAGCTTCTTAAAGGGATCGCTAGCAATTATAAACAACAGGTTACCAATTTGGTTTCTCTACAGATACAGAGTTTGCTAAGCTCTTTTGCTACAAACCCTGTTGCGAATTGGAAGGATAAGGACTGTGCTATATACTTGGTTGTATCACTTGCTATTAAGAAGGCTGGTGGTACTTCTGTTTCGACTGATCTTGTTGATGTTCAGAGCTTCTTTGGGACGGTAATTGCTCCAGAATTGCAGAATCAGGATGTCAATGGGTTTCCGATGCTCAAGGCCGGTGCACTGAAGTTTTTCACAATGTTCAGGAATCACATACCAAAGCCTATGGCATTGCAATTTTTTCCAGATTTGATTCGGTTCCTTCGTGCAGAGTCAAATGTTGTTCACTCCTATGCTGCGAGTTGTATTGAGAAACTTTTGATGGTAAAGGACGATGGTGGAAGAGCAAGATATACTTCAACAGATATTTCTCCCGTTCTACCACAACTGATGAACAATCTCTTTGAGGCCTTGAAGGTTCCAGAATCTGAGGAAAACCAATACATAATGAAGTGTATTATGCGAGTTCTCGGGGTTGCTGACATATCGTTTGAGATTGCTGATCCTTGCATTAAAGGGTTAACATTAATACTCAACAAAGCTTGTGAAAACCCCAAGAATCCAATATTTAACCACTATCTTTTTGAGTCGGTGGCTGTTCTTGTGAAGCGTGCATGTGGGAAGAATGCCTCTCTAATATCACTTTTTGAGACGAGCCTATTTCCCAGCCTCCAGAAGATACTGGGGGAAGATGTGACCGAGTTCTTTCCTTATGCATTTCAGCTGCTTGCTCAGCTAGTTGAGTTGAATAACCCGCCAATCTCACCGTCTTACATGCATATTTTTGAGATACTTTTGTCCCCTGATTTATGGAAAAAGGCGTCTAATGTTCCAGCTCTTGTGCGTTTGCTTCAAGCATTCCTTTACAAGGCACCCCACGAGCTCAACCAAGGGGGGAGGTTGCAGCAAGTGCTTGTGATATTTAATAAGCTTGTCTCAGCTCGTAGCACAGATGAACAGGGTTTCTATGTGCTAAATACTATTATCGACAGCCTTGAGTATAATGTGATTGCGCCTTACATTGGTGGCATTTGGAGTGCCCTTTTCACGGTGCTCCAAACCAGGCAAACAGGAAAGTTTATTAAGTCTCTCTTGATTTTTATGTCACTCTTTCTGGTCAAACACGGCTCTCAAAACCTTGCAGATACAATGAATGCTGTTCAGGGCAACATATTTCAGGTCATCTTGGTGCAGTTTTGGATATCCAATCTTAAGCTTATTACAGGAGTCATTGAGACTAAGTTGACTGCTATTGCATCAACCAGACTTCTATGTGAATCTCCAGCACTTCTGGATGCCGCAGCTGTTGAACACTGGGGGAAGATGCTGGACAGCATTATGACCCTTCTTTCGCGGCCTGAACAGGACAGGGTTGAAGAGGATCCAGAAATGCCTGATATTGCTGAAAACACAGGTTACTCTGCCACCTTTGTTCGTCTGCACAATGCTGGGAAGAGAGAGGACGACCCTCTGAAAGATATAAAGGACCCGAAAGAATTTTTGGTAACTTCATTGGCTGGGTTTTCCAAACTTTCCCCTAACAGATACCCTCAAATCATCAGTCAGTATCTTGACCCAGCCAATCAGGCAGAACTACGTCGTCTCTGCGAATTTTATAATTGCCCGATTGTTTGAGTGGTGAGTATGCATATAAAACATTCTTGTTCTCTTAGTTATGCACCATCCCTACTATTTTCTATGGATTTGCATGCACATGTTTTAATTACAATCTGGAATTGTttgtgatatatttatattgtGGCAATAGTTGGTGATGTgatacacaatttttttttttggtggggtGGGGGTACATATGTTCTGACACAGAAAGGATGTTGGCTAGTTATTTGTTACTCAGCAATGAGTTTATCTTGCAGTTTGATCGAAATGTATTGGGCTAGATAAGAAATTATCTAATCATATCCTCTGTCATTATATGCTCTTCTTCCCTTGGATAATTTTTTTGTatctaaaagttgttttgtctATTGGAATGCTAAAATAACGGCCTAGGAATACATCTTGTTTAGGTAATTGTTATGAGTAGCTTTAATATTTGATTCGTGCTGAAAATACTGCCACTGGTAAACTACAGAGTAGAAGTTGGATggtaagaaaaaagttattacTTGTTTGGGAACATTTATtgattaaaattgtaaaaaaaatagttgTTGAACTGAATTGTCTGGATTTTCTTTCTGTACTAGAGGGTCTCTAGAGTTGATGTTTAGTCCTTGCGTGTTCAATGTTCAAGGGGTTTCCTCAAGTTACAGTGAAAGTTTAGTTGGTTTAAGCTCTTGCTGTAATTGTTTCTATTTCTCAATCTAAGCATGCTAGCACTATATGTCAAACCTGTGAGTGAGTGTTAGCACTATTTTGCATCTATGAATTTCCTAGCTTCCCTGTTTGCATATCTTACCTTTGACTATTAATTCTACTGTATTTGCTACTTTTTGGTAATGATACCTTTGTTTATCCTCTCACGTATTTTCGTGTTAGTGGCATGTATGTTATATTGCTGTATAACTTAACCTCCTATGTTAGTCGAGTAACTGCTCAGATTTTCCTACAGTTTACCCCCTTTAGatctttgttttatattttattttgtttccgtCTAATCCGAATATGATTAATGCCACGACATTCAAGAAATTATCTAATTTCATGTGTAAACTTGCAGGATTTCACATGGCAATGAAGGTGCGGGCTTTTCATTTGAAGTTTCAACGAGTCTTGGTCAGCATGCATATGTGAGCAACCTATACTGCCTTGCAGTCTCCGGGTTTTGATGATTGTCCTCTTCATCTCTGCAGCATTTACGATCTTGTGCAGAAATGATGTGGGATTTTTGGTTACACTTGTCCTGAGTCTGTCTACCATGACGGTGAGCACCCAGTTAATTAGATTctagtgttgcagtcctatgtCTTAAGTCATCATGTATACGCCTTTGCCGCATCCCGTCCCGTGTCAGCATGCATTTGTCTAAATTATAGTAGATCTGTATTGTTGTCATGTAAGTCTGTTTTTGTTGAATATTACCATTGCATGTATGCATATTGTTGCACCATTGTCTttcccaaaagaagaaaaaggaattgTTGCGTCGTCGGTATTTCAGTTTGTGAAATCCCTGGTTGGTTAAGTGAATTAAGGTTTTAGCATTTCCCCTATGAAGTTTTTATTGTGGTGGGAGGGGAAACCGGAAGTTTTCAGGTCctaggaagaagatgaagcttttCTTCGACTTTGTCGGTGTCGAAGGAAGGAAGGTTTCTAATGGACGCATGCTCTTGTGCAATCTACTTTTTAATAATATATGGAGAGTACCCAATAAATTGTGCAACATGTTTGTTCGTATATACGACGTTTGATGTTGATATAAAATGTCGTCTTTTGCTAGAACACAGTGACCTAGTTATAATCGAGCACCAAACTCCTGTTGGGTTTCCTAATTTAACTAAACAAATATGATTCCACTGACATCATGCACACGACGTGCCCGTGTAAGATATAGAAATGTATAAAGGGGAAtgattttttcgttttttatttatgatcatcgaattgaataaattaaatagAATTAACGGTCTAAATTAAAATGGGGGTGTAAGATGTTAAAATGAGTGTAATAAAAGTCTTAAGCCAACCATTCATGTCTTGTGTCAATCATATATTATTGTGCGTAATTTTCTGTCTACTTGGTGGATTTACAGACATAAAACGCCGCAATAGCGGGTAAAATCAAGAGAAAAACTGTCGTCAACACAGACTTCTTGTTCCTGAAAGTTGAATCAATCAAAGAACTGGTAGATGTGGGAAACTGTCCTAGAATTCCATaggagagaaaaaaataaaaatgaaaaacacatAAATAAAATTGACTTGTTCATAGTTTTTTAATCCTTCGGCCGATGACTcttgagaaagcaaatgcaaATTCATGATCTTGTTGGACTATGCCCAAAATGCGTATCACCACGATGGACCGTTGCTTATTTGTCCAGATCACAGTGCTTTCCATTTTGCGTTTGAGTTTAAATCTATTTCTCCGTAAGTTACTGTATATTTAGAGTATCACTTTgtcagaagaaaataaaaataataataatgcttGCATCGGAGGAACGagttcattctttttatttgtaaataacgtgttcttatcttcatttgaaaattgtccttataaaaaaaggaaaacatgaaaataatttaaaaactttgagtgttaacgaaaatgacaaaataaagggtaaagtgaatagtaccaggattgactttttagtgtaaaaatgtagtttttcgttaaagtgaatagtaacgggagctttttgttaaagttccctataaaaaaatcatttgaatcgGCGATTGTTTAATCATTTAAATGGGAATTGGATCCGCTCTAGATTTTAGTGTCTGGAACCTAAGGATCAATTCATCTGGACTGTATAAATTCAATCCAATGGTCCCCATTAACTCATTTTCCTGCCCCACCATACAAAACCAACGGCTTTGATTTATTTTACATACCAATCAGCGGTCCAGATGATTTGATCCCTAGGCTCAGGACACTAAGGTCCGGAGCGGATACAATTCCATTTAAATGTATCAAAATAAATCAACAGTGTAGGTATCAAGTAACATATTCATGATGAACTgttgatttatttgatacatttagATTACTAAACAATCtgaaattcaaataatttttttttgtatgaatGATTTTCAAATAAAGATTAAGAGATTAAACGGTTCtggttataaaaataaaaatcggaGATGACACGTTATTTGCAAGTAGGAGAATGTTTTCATCCCCAAAGAAGGAAATCAACTAAGCACATCCCAATAATAATTTACATATTAATATACAATGATGTTAACCCTAAGCATTGTCTAACAAAAAGTGCACGTAATATTAAATCAGTCATCACCAATGCTATGAATTTTGCTGGGCTGCCTAACTGACATCCACTAAACacactttttcttcttctaatcttTTGTTTATTTCAAACTTTATCAAGGGTAAATTATATTATACAAAAACTTATATTTTAGCTACAATTTATCGGAAAGAGCCACCAAGATCACCAGATCTAGTGATTTGaacctttgaaatttcattcaatggcaaaaaattattatagcttttaAGAGATCAAAGCAGATGGATCAttaaatgaaatttcaaagatccaGATCACTTGATCTGGTgaccttggtggaagagataTGTTAATTTACCCATTCATTAATTGTCCGAGGTTCCTTCCAGCAAGCCTTCTCCAATCTAAATATTGGACCCCAAGAAAATTATGATTGCCATGTCATTGGGTGAACCCCACCATATGGTCCAAAGAATAGGAAGAGGATTCTTTCATGATTCTTTTTGTGAAGATCTCGGAGATTTGTGAATCATATCGATTCATCGAACATCTTACGGTCAGACattattataaatatttttatttaaaattaaatacaaatagtacttgacaaaaactaaccgtacgatgtacaatgaacgaacacgatttacAGATCTCCAGGATCTTCACACAAAAAAATCCGAAGATGATCCTGTTGGCAAAGAATATGGCTAGTGGTCCCACAAAAAATGCAAATAACTATCATCATTAAATTGATGGTCCAAAGGCAATTGATAAATGGCCTATAAGAAGAAGCCACtccattttagtttttttttttgttaatctaCTTTGGTGGTGACTGGACCTAATTTGACCAATCTTTTGCCATCTATGTGTGATGGCTTATCCTCTTGTTTCAATGAAAAGGTTGTGTGAGTGTGATGTTCCATGGCATTTTTGTTGATGGTGGAAACAAGACACATTGGACCTCATAAGAGAGAAATATCCCAATATCTCAAAATATAATGATAGTAGCtaattattgtttatttatCTTTAATTAAAATTGTTAGACTGTAATTAGATCAAAATCAAAACTTAACTATTGGAGACCAGCACAACAATGCATATCAAGTTAAAGATCATGTTAGAGAATCATTAGACTCCGAACATTTAAGCTAttaggaaacaaaacaaaattgtacATCAACCCCACAAATTAAATTACTACTTGTGAGAATGTAAAGATAAAAGAGTCTTACATTGGTGAAAGAAGAAACTTTACAatggcttataagaggttggggtACTCCCCATAtagccaattggttttatggtggaacctcaactttttttatGATATTAGAGCAGGTTGCCCCACGTGTGAAGCCTAACggccacacgtgctccacgtcacccaattCATGTTGTCCACATATTTAGCTTGAAAATTCACCATACGCGAGAGAGCGTGTGAGAATGTAAAAGTAAAATAGTCTCACATTGGTAAAAGGAGAAACTTTCCAAGGGCTTATAAGAGATTGGGTTACTCCCCATAtaaccaattggttttatggtggaaactCAACTTCTTCACTactaaaatgaaaatgatacggAGAACATATTTAGTAGACCAAATTTCTATTAGTCATGGACGAagttgttaaattaattttattggAGGTcatatgatttttatttaatatttattgtTGAGTAAGTGAATTGAACTTAAGACATCTTTAACCATCGACGAACTTGATTGCATAGCATGTATACATATAGGCATCGTTTGATGCCCAATATTGAATTGGTTTA
This genomic window contains:
- the LOC126617505 gene encoding exportin-2; this encodes MEWNPETLQHLSQCFLHTLSPAPEPRRRAEASLSEASLLPNYGLAVLRLVAEPTVDDQIRQAASVNFKNHLKARWAPNSSSDEIPIPDAEKDQIKGLIVSLMLSATPKIQGQLSEALVLIGKHDFPKLWPALLPELISSLGAASLAGDYASINGILGTANSIFKKFRYQYKTNDLLLDLKYCLDNFAAPLLEIFMKTANLIESAANSGGSAVVLKPLFDSQRLCCRIFYSLNFQELPEYFEDHMNEWMTEMKKYLTTSYPALESSADGLALVDGLRAAVCENINLYMEKNEEEFQVYLNDFALAVWQLLVNVSQVSSRDQLAVTAIKFLTTVSTSVHHNLFAAEGVIPQICQGIVIPNVRLREEDEELFEMNYIEFIRRDMEGSDLDTRRRIACELLKGIASNYKQQVTNLVSLQIQSLLSSFATNPVANWKDKDCAIYLVVSLAIKKAGGTSVSTDLVDVQSFFGTVIAPELQNQDVNGFPMLKAGALKFFTMFRNHIPKPMALQFFPDLIRFLRAESNVVHSYAASCIEKLLMVKDDGGRARYTSTDISPVLPQLMNNLFEALKVPESEENQYIMKCIMRVLGVADISFEIADPCIKGLTLILNKACENPKNPIFNHYLFESVAVLVKRACGKNASLISLFETSLFPSLQKILGEDVTEFFPYAFQLLAQLVELNNPPISPSYMHIFEILLSPDLWKKASNVPALVRLLQAFLYKAPHELNQGGRLQQVLVIFNKLVSARSTDEQGFYVLNTIIDSLEYNVIAPYIGGIWSALFTVLQTRQTGKFIKSLLIFMSLFLVKHGSQNLADTMNAVQGNIFQVILVQFWISNLKLITGVIETKLTAIASTRLLCESPALLDAAAVEHWGKMLDSIMTLLSRPEQDRVEEDPEMPDIAENTGYSATFVRLHNAGKREDDPLKDIKDPKEFLVTSLAGFSKLSPNRYPQIISQYLDPANQAELRRLCEFYNCPIV